The sequence CATCAACCAGCCAGCGGCCTCCAGGTGATCCGGCGCCTGCGCAACGATCAAGCGCAGATCATCGAGCCCGTCTTCACCGGCGACCAGCGCACTGGCCGGTTCGAAGCGCACATCGCCTTCGACCAGATGCGGATCGGCGGCAGCAATGTACGGCGGGTTACTGATGATCAACTGGAAACGCTGACCTTCCAGCGCGCTGAACCAATGGCTACTCAGCACCGTGGCGTTGTTCAAATGCAGGCGCTGGCGATTACGTTCAGCGAGGGCCACGGCTTCGAGCACGCGATCCACCGCAGTGACTTTCCACGCCGGACGCTCGCTGGCCAAGGCCAAAGCAATCGCGCCGCTGCCCGTGCCGAGATCGAGCACTTTGGCCGGCGTCGCGGGCAGTAATTCCAGCGCCGCTTCCACCAGCAGCTCGGTGTCCGGGCGCGGGATCAGCGTGTGCGGCGCGACTTCCAGATCGAGTTTCCAGAAACCCTGCTGACCGAGAATATAGGCCACCGGCTCACCGCTACGGCGGCGTTGCAGGTACTCGGCAAAAGTCAGCGCGGCCTCACTTGGCACGATGCGCTCGGGCCAGGTGTGCAAAAAACTGCGTGACTTGCCCAGCGCCGCCGCCAGTAGCAACTCGGCGTCCAGACGCGCGGTGGGCGAGTCCGGCAGTTCGGCGGCACGCAACAGGCT comes from Pseudomonas sp. RU47 and encodes:
- the prmC gene encoding peptide chain release factor N(5)-glutamine methyltransferase, translated to MTIIASLLRAAELPDSPTARLDAELLLAAALGKSRSFLHTWPERIVPSEAALTFAEYLQRRRSGEPVAYILGQQGFWKLDLEVAPHTLIPRPDTELLVEAALELLPATPAKVLDLGTGSGAIALALASERPAWKVTAVDRVLEAVALAERNRQRLHLNNATVLSSHWFSALEGQRFQLIISNPPYIAAADPHLVEGDVRFEPASALVAGEDGLDDLRLIVAQAPDHLEAAGWLMLEHGYDQAEAVRDLLLTRGFEEVHSRTDLGGHQRISLGRLPC